The following are from one region of the Chloracidobacterium sp. genome:
- a CDS encoding glucosidase — MNAEKERLRQSDERTKHWKRWGPYLSERAWGTVREDYSPDGSAWDYFPHDHARSRAYRWNEDGIAGISDRHQKMCFALALWNGQDPILKERLFGLTGSEGNHGEDVKEIYYYLDSTPTHSYMKFLYKYPQSEFPYVKLIEENRDRDKNEREFELIDTGIFDDDKYFDVFVEYAKSDVEDILIKITVANRGDEAAQINVLPTIWFRNTWAWNASDPNCGIRKADVGVLELECPEYGKRWLYCEGSPELLFTENETNSERLFGSKSRTPFVKDGINDYIVQGRADRINRAEVGTKASANYKLNVPAKSQISVRLRLSDIDLTGIRALTKSRSTSASIRAGGADPFADFDNCFAARIREADDHYASIVPPELSEDARNVQRQAFAGMLWSKQFYHYVVKDWLEGDNSKAIPPAERLHGRNSEWRHLYNADIISMPDKWEYPWYAAWDLAFHCIPLALIDPNFAKEQLLLMLREWYMHPNGQIPAYEWAYGDVNPPVHAWAAMRVYQIEKKRTGRGDRKFLARVFHKLLLNFTWWVNRKDSEGMNVFEGGFLGLDNIGVFDRSRPLPTGGKLAQSDGTSWMAMYCLNMLAIALELAVEDSTYEDVASKFWEHFLHISDAMNNLGSEGISLWDDDDGFYYDVLHLHGEGNKPLKVRSMVGLIPLFAVSTIEPEALDALPNFRRRLQWFIDNRPDLTANVACMRTPGMGERRLLAVVYRERLESVLSVMLDETEFLSPFGVRAVSRFHKANPYILNVNGEEHRVDYEPGESSSGLFGGNSNWRGPIWFPVNYLLIESLQKFHHYYGDDLKVECPTGSGNFLNLWEVSQELSRRLSSIFLRNGDDMRPVFGKNERFQTDEHFRDHVLFYEYFHGDDGSGVGASHQTGWTGLVAKLLQQNRS; from the coding sequence ATGAATGCTGAAAAAGAACGACTCCGACAGTCAGACGAACGGACGAAACACTGGAAACGCTGGGGACCATATTTAAGCGAACGAGCCTGGGGTACCGTTCGCGAGGATTACAGTCCGGACGGATCGGCTTGGGACTATTTCCCACACGATCATGCCCGTTCGCGGGCATATCGATGGAACGAAGACGGCATTGCGGGGATCTCCGATCGCCATCAGAAGATGTGCTTCGCGCTCGCTCTTTGGAATGGTCAGGACCCGATCCTTAAGGAGCGTTTATTCGGACTTACCGGCAGCGAGGGCAACCACGGCGAGGACGTCAAAGAGATCTACTACTATCTCGATTCTACGCCGACGCACTCGTATATGAAGTTCCTGTATAAGTACCCGCAATCCGAATTTCCATACGTGAAATTGATCGAAGAGAACCGAGATCGCGACAAGAACGAACGCGAATTCGAGTTGATCGACACCGGGATCTTTGACGACGACAAATATTTCGATGTTTTCGTCGAATACGCAAAGTCCGACGTCGAGGATATTCTGATCAAGATCACTGTTGCGAATCGTGGTGATGAAGCCGCGCAGATCAACGTGCTGCCAACTATCTGGTTCCGAAATACGTGGGCCTGGAACGCTTCAGATCCGAATTGTGGAATACGGAAGGCAGATGTCGGTGTCTTAGAGCTCGAATGTCCCGAGTACGGAAAAAGGTGGCTCTATTGCGAAGGCTCGCCGGAGTTGCTGTTCACGGAAAATGAAACGAATAGTGAACGGCTTTTTGGCAGTAAGAGTCGCACACCGTTCGTTAAGGACGGGATCAACGATTATATAGTTCAGGGCCGTGCTGATCGCATAAACCGAGCGGAAGTCGGTACAAAGGCATCAGCGAACTACAAGCTCAATGTTCCCGCGAAATCGCAGATCAGCGTGCGGCTTCGACTTTCAGACATCGATCTCACCGGTATCAGAGCATTGACCAAAAGCAGATCGACCTCTGCATCGATTCGGGCTGGCGGCGCCGACCCTTTTGCAGATTTTGATAATTGCTTTGCAGCACGCATTCGCGAAGCTGATGATCATTACGCATCGATCGTTCCCCCGGAGCTCTCTGAAGATGCAAGGAACGTTCAGCGGCAGGCATTTGCGGGAATGCTCTGGTCGAAACAGTTTTACCACTACGTGGTGAAGGACTGGCTCGAAGGTGACAATAGCAAGGCGATCCCCCCAGCCGAACGCCTTCACGGGCGAAACAGCGAATGGCGGCATCTGTACAATGCAGACATTATCTCGATGCCCGACAAATGGGAATATCCGTGGTATGCGGCCTGGGATCTTGCTTTTCACTGCATCCCGCTCGCACTGATCGATCCGAACTTCGCAAAAGAACAGCTATTGCTTATGCTGCGCGAATGGTACATGCACCCGAATGGACAGATCCCCGCTTATGAATGGGCTTACGGCGATGTGAATCCCCCGGTTCACGCATGGGCCGCGATGCGGGTTTATCAGATCGAAAAGAAACGCACCGGTCGCGGCGATCGCAAGTTCCTCGCGAGAGTTTTCCATAAGCTGCTGCTCAATTTCACTTGGTGGGTGAACCGCAAGGATTCGGAGGGCATGAATGTCTTCGAAGGCGGTTTTCTCGGCCTCGACAATATCGGCGTCTTTGACCGATCGCGTCCGTTGCCGACCGGCGGAAAGCTGGCACAGTCTGACGGGACGAGCTGGATGGCAATGTACTGCCTTAATATGCTCGCGATCGCGCTGGAGCTTGCCGTCGAAGATAGCACCTACGAGGATGTCGCGAGTAAGTTCTGGGAACACTTCCTGCATATTTCAGATGCGATGAATAATCTGGGCTCCGAAGGTATTTCGCTTTGGGACGACGATGACGGGTTTTACTACGATGTGCTGCATCTGCACGGCGAGGGCAACAAGCCGCTGAAGGTCCGTTCGATGGTCGGCCTGATACCGCTTTTTGCGGTGAGCACGATCGAGCCCGAAGCGCTCGACGCACTGCCGAATTTCCGGCGTCGGTTGCAATGGTTCATAGACAATCGCCCCGATCTCACCGCAAACGTTGCGTGTATGCGAACCCCCGGCATGGGCGAACGCCGACTTTTGGCCGTTGTTTATCGCGAGCGGCTTGAGAGCGTTCTAAGTGTAATGCTCGACGAAACCGAGTTTCTTTCGCCATTTGGCGTCCGGGCTGTATCAAGGTTCCACAAAGCCAATCCGTACATATTGAACGTGAATGGGGAGGAACATCGCGTCGACTATGAACCGGGCGAATCTTCCAGCGGCCTGTTTGGGGGAAATTCCAACTGGCGTGGGCCGATCTGGTTTCCGGTCAATTATCTATTGATCGAATCGCTGCAGAAGTTCCATCACTACTACGGCGATGACCTCAAAGTTGAATGCCCGACGGGTTCGGGGAATTTCTTGAACCTTTGGGAGGTTTCGCAGGAATTATCGCGGCGGCTTTCGAGTATATTCTTGCGGAACGGCGATGATATGCGCCCGGTGTTCGGCAAGAATGAGAGGTTTCAAACAGACGAGCATTTTCGTGATCACGTCTTGTTCTACGAGTATTTTCATGGCGATGACGGTTCGGGCGTTGGTGCGAGCCATCAGACCGGTTGGACCGGACTCGTCGCAAAACTGCTCCAGCAGAATCGAAGCTGA